The Salmo trutta chromosome 6, fSalTru1.1, whole genome shotgun sequence genome has a window encoding:
- the LOC115196015 gene encoding CLIP-associating protein 1 isoform X17 has translation MGSFRRPGSASSTKSTGRDGPSAAAAGAVDEEDFIRAFEEVPAMQLFSNREMEDAMTKIREVLADDKRDWEHRVTALKKMRSLLLAGAVEFDGFSQQLRLTEAAFKMSSKDLRSQVVREACITLGHLSYILGNKFDHCAESIMPTLLTLVSNSAKVMATSGIAVIRLIIRHTHYPRLIPIVTSSCQSKSVAVRRRCFEFLDLLLQEWQTSSLERNVAVLTETIKKGVHDADSEARSVARKCYWTFHGHFSREAEQLFQALESSYQKALQSHMKSSDSILSLPASDRSSSSSQESLNRPQSAKSSMGNTGTRTKAASSRGPSTPGSLQRSRSDVDVNAAATASAKTRMTPVPASPAPFSAASALPPGSYASLDNTPDNIRPEGRVRTRRTSSGSGVGASPSVTDSRGRSRAKMVSVSQPGSRSGSPGRLLSQTYGRIPRATGATTPADRRPKVPRSHGCSRDTSPDRSGLARSRIPRPSMSQGCSRDTSRESSRDTSPARGFSPLASRRVSRSTSALHSAESVGHSERLGLAHQARISASVNAMRILNTGTEVEAAVADALLLGDARNNKRRPVRRRYESPGIYSDDDANSDASSACSERSYGSRNGGPPHYMRQTEDVAEVLNHCASSNWSERKEGLLGLQSLLVSQRILSRVELKRLCEIFTRMFADPHSKRVFSMFLETLVDFITLHREDVQDWLFVLLTQLLKKMGADLLGSVQAKVQKALDVTRDSFPFDQQFNILMRFIVDQTQTPNLKVKVAILRYIECLARQMDPADFVNSSETRLAVSRIITWTTEPKSSDVRKSFHHSWAGEELSGRPSTTVASLPGEGNVEERCKQAAQVVLIALFELNTPEFTMLLGALPKTFQDGATKLLHSHLRNSSNTGVASPSSTMGRTPPPPRHPSSRSSPLTSPTNCSHGGGLSPSRLWGWSADGLSKYPPPFPSPLSSTPAAPSLKTLRSAFSPSMLEYDTENLNTDQIYSSLRGVTEAIQNFSFRSQEDLMEPGRGKREDTPGVGTASHSGVDVVEGPGGRTALDNKTSLLNTPSPRSFSGPRGRDYNPYNYTDTISAYDKAALRETVYEDDVEHLREGRQECGGENKMLRTKNSSPAEQLELVGELLKELSNPSERPEERRGALVELLKIAREDSLAVWEEHFKTMLLLLLETLSDQDHTIRALALRVLKEILRNQPARFKNYAELTIMKTLEAHKDSHKEVVRAAEESASTLAGSIHPEQCIKVLCPIVQTADYPINLASIKMQTKVIERITKESLHQLLPDIIPGLLQGYDNTESSVRKASVFCLVAVYSVIGEELKPYLAQLTGSKMKLLNLYIKRAQTSTSNSSSSSDISSY, from the exons ATGGGGTCGTTCCGTAGGCCCGGCTCTGCTTCCAGCACCAAATCAACAG GGAGAGATGGTCCTAGTGCGGCTGCTGCAGGGGCTGTGGATGAGGAGGACTTCATCCGTGCCTTCGAGGAAGTGCCCGCTATGCAA ctTTTCTCCAACAGGGAAATGGAGGACGCCATGACCAAGATCAGAGAGGTGCTGGCTGACGACAAACGAGACTGGGAGCACAGAGTCACTGCG TTGAAGAAGATGCGTTCTCTGCTCCTGGCGGGAGCGGTGGAGTTTGACGGTTTCTCCCAGCAGCTGCGTCTCACGGAGGCAGCCTTCAAGATGTCCTCTAAAGACCTGCGCTCTCAGGTGGTCAGAGAGGCCTGCATCACTCTGGG CCACCTGTCCTACATCCTGGGGAACAAGTTTGATCATTGTGCTGAGTCCATCATGCCCACTCTCCTAACCCTGGTCTCTAACTCGGCCAAGGTCATGGCCACATCCGGAATCGCTGTCATACGACTCATCATCAGA CATACACACTACCCTCGTCTCATTCCTATCGTGACCAGCAGCTGCCAGTCCAAATCTGTGGCCGTCAGAAG GCGCTGTTTTGAGTTCTTGGACCTCTTGCTGCAGGAGTGGCAGACCAGCTCTTTAGAGAG GAATGTAGCTGTTCTGACAGAGACCATCAAGAAAGGAGTCCATGATGCAGACTCCGAGGCCAGATCAGTGGCCAGGAA GTGCTACTGGACGTTCCACGGCCACTTCAGCCGGGAGGCGGAGCAGCTGTTCCAGGCTCTAGAGTCGTCCTATCAGAAGGCTCTCCAGTCCCACATGAAGAGTTCTGACAGCATCCTGTCCCTCCCTGCCTCAGaccgctcctcctcctcctcacaggaGAGCCTCAA CCGCCCTCAGTCCGCCAAGAGCTCCATGGGAAACACCGGGACCAGGA CGAAAGCGGCTTCCTCCAGAGGTCCCTCCACCCCGGGCTCTCTCCAGCGTTCCCGTAGCGACGTGGACGTGAACGCTGCTGCCACCGCTAGTGCCAAGACCAGGATGACTCCCGTGCCCGCCTCGCCCGCCCCCTTCAGCGCTGCCTCCGCTCTGCCACCCGGCTCCTACGCCTCTCTAG ACAACACACCTGATAACATTAGGCCAGAGG gcCGTGTGCGTACCAGGAGAACGAGTTCGGGGAGCGGCGTGGGGGCGAGTCCCTCTGTCACAGACAGTAGGGGGAGAAGTCGAGCCAAAATGGTGTCGGTGTCTCAAC CTGGCAGTCGTTCTGGCTCCCCTGGTCGTCTCCTGAGCCAAACATACGGCAGGATCCCCAGGGCAACTGGAGCGACAACGCCAGCAGACAGGAGGCCTAAAGTCCCCCGCAGCCATGGCTGCAGCCGAGACACCAGTCCAGACAGATCAGGCCTGG CGAGGAGTCGTATCCCCCGGCCCAGCATGAGTCAGGGCTGCAGCAGGGACACCTCTAGGGAGAGCAGCCGGGACACCAGCCCCGCTCGGGGATTCTCTCCTCTGG CGTCCAGACGGGTCTCCCGCTCCACCAGTGCTCTCCACTCGGCTGAGTCTGTGGGCCACTCAG AGCGTCTAGGTCTGGCCCACCAGGCCCGTATCTCAGCCTCTGTCAACGCCATGaggatcctcaacactgggaccgaGGTGGAGGCAGCCGTAGCCGATGCCCTGTTACTAGGAGACGCCAGGAACAACAAG CGGCGGCCAGTCAGACGGCGGTACGAGTCCCCGGGCATCTACTCAGACGACGACGCTAACAGCGACGCCAGCAGCGCCTGCTCTGAGCGCTCGTATGGCTCGCGGAACGGCGGCCCGCCCCACTACATGAGACAGACGGAGGACGTGGCCGAGGTGCTGAACCACTGTGCCAGTTCCAACTGGTCTGAGAGGAAGGAGGGGCTGCTGGGACTACAGAGCCTGCTCGTTAGCCAGAGAATTCTCAG CCGTGTGGAGCTGAAGAGGTTGTGTGAGATCTTCACAAGGATGTTTGCTGACCCACACAGCAAG CGA GTGTTCAGTATGTTTCTGGAGACCCTGGTAGACTTCATCACCCTGCACAGAGAGGACGTGCAGGACTGGCTGTTTGTCCTGCTCACCCAGCTGCTGAAGAAGATGGGAGCCGACCTCCTGGGTTCCGTACAGGCCAAGGTCCAGAAGGCTCTGGACGTCACCAG ggACTCGTTCCCGTTCGACCAGCAGTTTAACATCCTGATGCGTTTCATCGTGGACCAGACCCAGACCCCCAACCTGAAGGTCAAGGTGGCCATCCTGAGGTACATTGAGTGCCTGGCCCGTCAAATGGACCCCGCGGACTTTGTCAACTCCAGCGAGACACGCCTGGCCGTCTCCCGCATCATCACCTGGACCACGGAACCAAAGAGCTCCGACGTCCGGAAG AGCTTCCACCATAGCTGGGCAGGTGAGGAGTTGTCAGGCAGGCCCAGCACCACCGTAGCCTCTCTACCTGGAGAGGGGAACGTGGAGGAGCGGTGCAAGCAG GCGGCCCAGGTGGTTCTGATCGCCTTGTTCGAGCTGAACACCCCAGAGTTCACCATGCTGCTGGGGGCCCTGCCCAAGACCTTCCAGGACGGAGCCACTAAACTGCTGCATAGCCACCTCCGGAACTCCAGCAACACCGGCGTG GCTTCTCCCAGTAGCACCATGGGACGGACTCCTCCCCCACCTCGCCACCCCAGCAGTCGCAGCagccccctcacctctcccaccAACTGCTCCCATGGGGGAGGGCTCTCTCCCAG TCGGCTATGGGGTTGGAGTGCCGATGGCCTGTCAAAGtacccccctcccttcccttctcctctctcctccacccctgctGCCCCCTCCCTGAAGACCCTACGAAGTGCTTTCTCTCCCAG CATGTTGGAGTACGACACAGAGAACCTGAACACCGATCAGATCTATAGCTCCCTGCGAGGCGTCACTGAGGCCATCCAGAACTTCAGCTTCCGCAGTCAGGAGGACCTCATGGAGCCAGGCAGAGGCAAGAGAGAGGACACG CCGGGTGTTGGAACAGCGTCACACTCTGGTGTCGACGTGGTGGAGGGGCCCGGGGGTCGCACGGCCCTGGACAACAAGACCTCCCTACTCAACACCCCCTCCCCGCGTTCCTTCTCCGGGCCCCGGGGCCGCGACTACAACCCCTACAACTACACAGACACCATCAGCGCCTACGACAAGGCTGCCCTGAGAGAGACGGTGTACGAGGACGACGTGGAGCACCTTCGAGAGG GCCGCCAAGAGTGTGGTGGAGAGAACAAGATGCTGCGTACCAAGAACAGTTCCCCTGCGGAGCAGCTGGAACTG GTGGGCGAGCTGCTGAAGGAGCTGTCTAACCCCAGTGAGaggccagaggagaggaggggagcccTGGTGGAGCTGCTGAAGATAGCCCGGGAGGACAGCCTGGCAGTGTGGGAGGAACACTTCAAAACCATGTTGCTCCTGCTGCTAGAGACCCTGTCAGACCAAGAT CACACCATCCGGGCCCTGGCACTACGAGTGCTGAAGGAGATCTTACGTAACCAGCCGGCCCGCTTCAAGAACTATGCAGAACTCACCATCATGAAGACTCTGGAGGCACACAAAGACTCCCACAAAGAG GTTGTGCGGGCAGCAGAGGAGTCAGCCTCCACCCTGGCCGGCTCCATCCACCCAGAACAGTGTATCAAGGTGCTGTGTCCCATCGTCCAGACGGCTGACTACCCCATCAACCTGGCTTCCATCAAGATGCAGACCAAGGTGATAGAACGCATCACCAAGGAGTCCCTACACCAGCTGCTGCCTGACATCATACCAGGACTACTGCag gGGTACGACAACACAGAGAGCAGTGTGAGGAaggccagtgtgttctgtctGGTGGCTGTCTACTCTGTCATCGGTGAAGAGCTGAAGCCCTACCTGGCCCAACTCACAGGAAGCAAG ATGAAGCTGCTGAACTTGTACATAAAGAGAGCCCAGACGTCcaccagcaacagcagcagctccTCAGACATCTCCTCATATTAA
- the LOC115196015 gene encoding CLIP-associating protein 1-B isoform X14: MEWNMEYCMEQVMQKDLGRRLQVGQDIIDSILDKDKSQDLEQDQTMLDRMVDGVATNWVNSSNFKVALLGMDLLSALVTRLQERFRTQIGTVLPSLIDRLGDSKDQVRDQDQALLLKIMDQAANPQYVWDRMLGGFKHKNNRTRESVCICLIATLNVYGAQGLTLSKIVPHICNLLGDPTSQVRDGAMNCLVEIYRHVGERVRMDLGKKGLPQSRLNVIFSKFDEVQRSGNMILSPVSDKNFEDDDSVDGGRSSSSKGPSSGKKTVSMGSFRRPGSASSTKSTGRDGPSAAAAGAVDEEDFIRAFEEVPAMQLFSNREMEDAMTKIREVLADDKRDWEHRVTALKKMRSLLLAGAVEFDGFSQQLRLTEAAFKMSSKDLRSQVVREACITLGHLSYILGNKFDHCAESIMPTLLTLVSNSAKVMATSGIAVIRLIIRHTHYPRLIPIVTSSCQSKSVAVRRRCFEFLDLLLQEWQTSSLERNVAVLTETIKKGVHDADSEARSVARKCYWTFHGHFSREAEQLFQALESSYQKALQSHMKSSDSILSLPASDRSSSSSQESLNRPQSAKSSMGNTGTRTKAASSRGPSTPGSLQRSRSDVDVNAAATASAKTRMTPVPASPAPFSAASALPPGSYASLGRVRTRRTSSGSGVGASPSVTDSRGRSRAKMVSVSQPGSRSGSPGRLLSQTYGRIPRATGATTPADRRPKVPRSHGCSRDTSPDRSGLERLGLAHQARISASVNAMRILNTGTEVEAAVADALLLGDARNNKRRPVRRRYESPGIYSDDDANSDASSACSERSYGSRNGGPPHYMRQTEDVAEVLNHCASSNWSERKEGLLGLQSLLVSQRILSRVELKRLCEIFTRMFADPHSKRVFSMFLETLVDFITLHREDVQDWLFVLLTQLLKKMGADLLGSVQAKVQKALDVTRDSFPFDQQFNILMRFIVDQTQTPNLKVKVAILRYIECLARQMDPADFVNSSETRLAVSRIITWTTEPKSSDVRKAAQVVLIALFELNTPEFTMLLGALPKTFQDGATKLLHSHLRNSSNTGVASPSSTMGRTPPPPRHPSSRSSPLTSPTNCSHGGGLSPSMLEYDTENLNTDQIYSSLRGVTEAIQNFSFRSQEDLMEPGRGKREDTPGVGTASHSGVDVVEGPGGRTALDNKTSLLNTPSPRSFSGPRGRDYNPYNYTDTISAYDKAALRETVYEDDVEHLREGRQECGGENKMLRTKNSSPAEQLELVGELLKELSNPSERPEERRGALVELLKIAREDSLAVWEEHFKTMLLLLLETLSDQDHTIRALALRVLKEILRNQPARFKNYAELTIMKTLEAHKDSHKEVVRAAEESASTLAGSIHPEQCIKVLCPIVQTADYPINLASIKMQTKVIERITKESLHQLLPDIIPGLLQGYDNTESSVRKASVFCLVAVYSVIGEELKPYLAQLTGSKMKLLNLYIKRAQTSTSNSSSSSDISSY, from the exons GTGGCTTTGTTGGGAATGGACTTACTCTCAGCTTTAGTAACAAGACTACAGGAACGGTTTAGGACACAGATTGGAACTG TTTTGCCGAGTTTGATAGATCGACTAGGCGACTCAAAGGACCAAGTCAGAGACCAGGATCAAGCTCTCCTGCTAAAGATCATGGACCAAGCTGCTAATCCACAG TATGTATGGGACCGAATGTTAGGAGGATTCAAACACAAGAACAACAGGACCAGGGAGAGTGTCTGCATTTGCCTTATCGCCACGTTAAATGT ATATGGAGCTCAAGGCTTGACCCTCAGCAAAATTGTCCCCCACATATGTAATCTTTTAGGAGACCCTACAAGCCAG GTGCGAGACGGGGCCATGAACTGTCTTGTTGAAATCTACAGACACGTCGGGGAGAGGGTGCGGATGGACCTGGGGAAAAAAGGACTACCACAGTCAAG GTTGAATGTCATCTTCAGTAAATTTGATGAAGTACAAAGATCGGGGAACATGATCCTGTCCCCTGTCTCAG ATAAGAACTTTGAAGATGATGATTCGGTGGACGGGGGGCGGTCCTCCTCTTCTAAGGGCCCGTCGTCAGGGAAGAAGACAGTGAGCATGGGGTCGTTCCGTAGGCCCGGCTCTGCTTCCAGCACCAAATCAACAG GGAGAGATGGTCCTAGTGCGGCTGCTGCAGGGGCTGTGGATGAGGAGGACTTCATCCGTGCCTTCGAGGAAGTGCCCGCTATGCAA ctTTTCTCCAACAGGGAAATGGAGGACGCCATGACCAAGATCAGAGAGGTGCTGGCTGACGACAAACGAGACTGGGAGCACAGAGTCACTGCG TTGAAGAAGATGCGTTCTCTGCTCCTGGCGGGAGCGGTGGAGTTTGACGGTTTCTCCCAGCAGCTGCGTCTCACGGAGGCAGCCTTCAAGATGTCCTCTAAAGACCTGCGCTCTCAGGTGGTCAGAGAGGCCTGCATCACTCTGGG CCACCTGTCCTACATCCTGGGGAACAAGTTTGATCATTGTGCTGAGTCCATCATGCCCACTCTCCTAACCCTGGTCTCTAACTCGGCCAAGGTCATGGCCACATCCGGAATCGCTGTCATACGACTCATCATCAGA CATACACACTACCCTCGTCTCATTCCTATCGTGACCAGCAGCTGCCAGTCCAAATCTGTGGCCGTCAGAAG GCGCTGTTTTGAGTTCTTGGACCTCTTGCTGCAGGAGTGGCAGACCAGCTCTTTAGAGAG GAATGTAGCTGTTCTGACAGAGACCATCAAGAAAGGAGTCCATGATGCAGACTCCGAGGCCAGATCAGTGGCCAGGAA GTGCTACTGGACGTTCCACGGCCACTTCAGCCGGGAGGCGGAGCAGCTGTTCCAGGCTCTAGAGTCGTCCTATCAGAAGGCTCTCCAGTCCCACATGAAGAGTTCTGACAGCATCCTGTCCCTCCCTGCCTCAGaccgctcctcctcctcctcacaggaGAGCCTCAA CCGCCCTCAGTCCGCCAAGAGCTCCATGGGAAACACCGGGACCAGGA CGAAAGCGGCTTCCTCCAGAGGTCCCTCCACCCCGGGCTCTCTCCAGCGTTCCCGTAGCGACGTGGACGTGAACGCTGCTGCCACCGCTAGTGCCAAGACCAGGATGACTCCCGTGCCCGCCTCGCCCGCCCCCTTCAGCGCTGCCTCCGCTCTGCCACCCGGCTCCTACGCCTCTCTAG gcCGTGTGCGTACCAGGAGAACGAGTTCGGGGAGCGGCGTGGGGGCGAGTCCCTCTGTCACAGACAGTAGGGGGAGAAGTCGAGCCAAAATGGTGTCGGTGTCTCAAC CTGGCAGTCGTTCTGGCTCCCCTGGTCGTCTCCTGAGCCAAACATACGGCAGGATCCCCAGGGCAACTGGAGCGACAACGCCAGCAGACAGGAGGCCTAAAGTCCCCCGCAGCCATGGCTGCAGCCGAGACACCAGTCCAGACAGATCAGGCCTGG AGCGTCTAGGTCTGGCCCACCAGGCCCGTATCTCAGCCTCTGTCAACGCCATGaggatcctcaacactgggaccgaGGTGGAGGCAGCCGTAGCCGATGCCCTGTTACTAGGAGACGCCAGGAACAACAAG CGGCGGCCAGTCAGACGGCGGTACGAGTCCCCGGGCATCTACTCAGACGACGACGCTAACAGCGACGCCAGCAGCGCCTGCTCTGAGCGCTCGTATGGCTCGCGGAACGGCGGCCCGCCCCACTACATGAGACAGACGGAGGACGTGGCCGAGGTGCTGAACCACTGTGCCAGTTCCAACTGGTCTGAGAGGAAGGAGGGGCTGCTGGGACTACAGAGCCTGCTCGTTAGCCAGAGAATTCTCAG CCGTGTGGAGCTGAAGAGGTTGTGTGAGATCTTCACAAGGATGTTTGCTGACCCACACAGCAAG CGA GTGTTCAGTATGTTTCTGGAGACCCTGGTAGACTTCATCACCCTGCACAGAGAGGACGTGCAGGACTGGCTGTTTGTCCTGCTCACCCAGCTGCTGAAGAAGATGGGAGCCGACCTCCTGGGTTCCGTACAGGCCAAGGTCCAGAAGGCTCTGGACGTCACCAG ggACTCGTTCCCGTTCGACCAGCAGTTTAACATCCTGATGCGTTTCATCGTGGACCAGACCCAGACCCCCAACCTGAAGGTCAAGGTGGCCATCCTGAGGTACATTGAGTGCCTGGCCCGTCAAATGGACCCCGCGGACTTTGTCAACTCCAGCGAGACACGCCTGGCCGTCTCCCGCATCATCACCTGGACCACGGAACCAAAGAGCTCCGACGTCCGGAAG GCGGCCCAGGTGGTTCTGATCGCCTTGTTCGAGCTGAACACCCCAGAGTTCACCATGCTGCTGGGGGCCCTGCCCAAGACCTTCCAGGACGGAGCCACTAAACTGCTGCATAGCCACCTCCGGAACTCCAGCAACACCGGCGTG GCTTCTCCCAGTAGCACCATGGGACGGACTCCTCCCCCACCTCGCCACCCCAGCAGTCGCAGCagccccctcacctctcccaccAACTGCTCCCATGGGGGAGGGCTCTCTCCCAG CATGTTGGAGTACGACACAGAGAACCTGAACACCGATCAGATCTATAGCTCCCTGCGAGGCGTCACTGAGGCCATCCAGAACTTCAGCTTCCGCAGTCAGGAGGACCTCATGGAGCCAGGCAGAGGCAAGAGAGAGGACACG CCGGGTGTTGGAACAGCGTCACACTCTGGTGTCGACGTGGTGGAGGGGCCCGGGGGTCGCACGGCCCTGGACAACAAGACCTCCCTACTCAACACCCCCTCCCCGCGTTCCTTCTCCGGGCCCCGGGGCCGCGACTACAACCCCTACAACTACACAGACACCATCAGCGCCTACGACAAGGCTGCCCTGAGAGAGACGGTGTACGAGGACGACGTGGAGCACCTTCGAGAGG GCCGCCAAGAGTGTGGTGGAGAGAACAAGATGCTGCGTACCAAGAACAGTTCCCCTGCGGAGCAGCTGGAACTG GTGGGCGAGCTGCTGAAGGAGCTGTCTAACCCCAGTGAGaggccagaggagaggaggggagcccTGGTGGAGCTGCTGAAGATAGCCCGGGAGGACAGCCTGGCAGTGTGGGAGGAACACTTCAAAACCATGTTGCTCCTGCTGCTAGAGACCCTGTCAGACCAAGAT CACACCATCCGGGCCCTGGCACTACGAGTGCTGAAGGAGATCTTACGTAACCAGCCGGCCCGCTTCAAGAACTATGCAGAACTCACCATCATGAAGACTCTGGAGGCACACAAAGACTCCCACAAAGAG GTTGTGCGGGCAGCAGAGGAGTCAGCCTCCACCCTGGCCGGCTCCATCCACCCAGAACAGTGTATCAAGGTGCTGTGTCCCATCGTCCAGACGGCTGACTACCCCATCAACCTGGCTTCCATCAAGATGCAGACCAAGGTGATAGAACGCATCACCAAGGAGTCCCTACACCAGCTGCTGCCTGACATCATACCAGGACTACTGCag gGGTACGACAACACAGAGAGCAGTGTGAGGAaggccagtgtgttctgtctGGTGGCTGTCTACTCTGTCATCGGTGAAGAGCTGAAGCCCTACCTGGCCCAACTCACAGGAAGCAAG ATGAAGCTGCTGAACTTGTACATAAAGAGAGCCCAGACGTCcaccagcaacagcagcagctccTCAGACATCTCCTCATATTAA